The sequence below is a genomic window from Anaerocolumna chitinilytica.
GCAGATGCAGAAGACATTGCACAGGATGTCTTTGTTAGTCTGATTAAGAGAGGATATGGTTTCGAAAGTGAAGAGCATGAGAAAGCCTGGCTTATAAGGGTTACGATAAATAAAGCAAAGAATTACTTAAAGTCCTCCTGGAACAAGCTAAAGGTCCCTTTGGAGGAGGATGTCAGCTATATGCCGGAAGAAGAGAGTGAAGTTCTTAACACGGTACTGAATCTGCCCTCCAAATACCGAACTGTCATTCATTTATATTACTATGAGGATTACTCTATAAATGAAATAGCGTCAATATTAAACAAAAAGCCTGCAACCATAGGAACTTGGCTGTCAAGAGGACGTAACTTGTTGAAATCAGAGTTAATCGGAGGTTTTGAATATGAATAAGAATGATTACAAAAAAGCAATGAACGGACTGAGAATCTCGGAAGATTTTATAGATAGAACAACTATTAAAATGAAGGAAGCAAGAAAGGAAGAGACAACTATGAAAATAAATCCTAAGGACAATAAACAAAGCGGAAAGAATTCCGTTGTATTTCGAAGATTTGCAGTATCTGCTGCCAGCCTTGCAGTACTGGTTGCTGTAGGCACTGTTGCTTTTCATCTGCCGGGCAATGGTTCCCCAGAGAAAGGAAATAGCTTAAAAGTTGAGAGTATTGATACCGGTAAAAAGACAGCAGCAGGAACAACAACTCCTGCAGGAGCTGAGGCTACTGGCGGAATTACCGTACCTACGGTAAAGCTTCCTGATAGCAACTCCGCTGTTACGGCTAGGATGCTGCCCCTTTTCGTTTATAAAGGGCATATATATGTTCAGAGTGCTACAGCCTTTGAAACTACCGATGGTATGACTTTAGATAAGGAAGATGTTTTAGCTTTAAGAGGTGATTTCCTTGGAAAAACCAAGGGTAGCCTGAATGAATGGAGCAGCCAGAAGGATTACGATAAGGAATTTGCGTCTACCATTGGAGAAGGAGATGTATATACGGTTAAGGGTTATGACAGTGACCATAGGTTAATGGTTTATTATGAATATGAGGGCGGCGGTTTTGGATGTGAGTTGTATGACAGCTTTGGAGGTATGACAATCAAAACCGGTGAAGATTATTTTAAACTGCTGAATTTAAATGGTAATGTTGCTTCTTACCAGTGGCAGAGTTTTAACAGCTGGAATAATGGTGTGAATGATATCCAAAAGGGTAAAGATACAAAGGCTCTTGAAGCTTTCTTGGATAGTTTGAATACGGCAGTGCCCCTTGGTGAGAATCTTGATATGTTAACGGAAAATACGGACTATGACGGTCAGAAGTTCGTAGATATTAAAACGAAGGATAAATTGGTAACCACTCTGCGCCTTTTTAAGAGTGGCTATGTATATGATTCACAGATAGGTTTCTTTAAAGTAGATGACAAAGCATTCCAGACTTTCTGGGATACTATGCCGGTTACTGACACAGCAGATGGTTCTGTTTCAAACGGTGATACTTCGAATGCAGCTTTGGCTTTAACCTTATCGGAAAGCTCCTTGCCGGTAGGAACGAAGGAATTAAAGGCTACTATTAAAAATAATGGCAGCGAAGATGTATTCTTTGGCGCAGATTACAGTCTGGAGAAATTAAAGGGCAGCAAATGGGTAGTTGTTCCGGGCATGAAGGACATGGCCTTTATTGATATTGCTTACTCTGTCGCACCGGGAAGTGAACAGGAATTTACCGCGGATTTAAGCCAGATTAAGCCTTCACTGGACGCAGGAAAATACCGTTTGGTTAAAAATATCAACGGACAGACCTTTTATGGAGAATTTAAATTAAGGTAAGTGAGAGTAAAAGTATCCATACCGTAAAGCATCATAAAGAGTTATCACAAAAATAAAACCCTGCGGAGTAATATAACTACTTCGCAGGGCTTTTTTATCTATAAAAAAATTATAAGATTTACTCTAAGGCCTGTTGTTACTGTGGACATCAATAAAAACGAAACAATTTCAAAATGATCACAGAAGGCAAAAATAAGGTTGTTTTTTTTAGAGATATTGTTTATAATTTCTATTATAACAGAAAAAAAACTTTATTATTAGGTGACAATGGACAAGTAAAAATGAAATTTGTGTAAATTGACACGAATTTTAATTGAAACGTTTTTTTGACATTTTACATGTACTAGGTCGCGGCCCAATGCAAGGAGGGCGGATAGGAGAGAACATGAAGGGATATAAGTATTTAGACGAGAATGGAACATTTTGCTTGGAAGATCCTGAATTAACAGGGTATTTGTATTTTCCCATCGCCAATGAAAAAGGTGTTATGGCAAGCATTACACCGACTCTCGCAGGAGATAATAAAATGGGTCAGAATACATTTTTGCTGGCCCCGGTAAGCAGTGAGGAACTTCATGATAAAAGAGGTACCAGGAATTTTTGGGTAAATATAAAAGGAAAAGGTCTATGGTCCGTTACAGGTGCTTCTGCCTGGCAGGAGGCAGAACTTTTTGGGAAAGAAAAGGACAAGACTGTTCTTACAGCCGGAATGATGTGGCAAACGCTAAAGAGAACCTCAAAGAAAAATGGAATTGAAGCAGAAGTTACTTCTTTTGTACCTTTAGCAGAAACTCTTGAAATCATGATGGTAACCCTGAGAGCTCTGGAGGATGAGCTTACGGTAACACCTACCGCAGCGATTCCTTTATACGGCCGTTCAGCAGACAATATAAGAGATCACAGGCATGTGACCTCTTTGCTTCACCGTATGGAAACCGTTGAGGAGGGAATTATCTTAAACCCTACCCTTACCTTTGATGAAAGAGGACATAGAAAGAATGAAGTAATATACGGTGTAGCTGGAGGGGCATCAGCCTTCACTTTAGAATCAGAGGAAACTAAAAAGACAGAGCTGCCCATTGGCTTTTATCCTGTAATAGAAGACTTTATTGGAGAAGGCGGTTCTCTTACCAATCCTAAGGCACTGCTTTTTGAAGAAGAACCTGTAAAGAAGGGATTTACCAGAGATGGTTATGAGACCTTAGGTGGTCTGGCGTATAATACCTGTACTCTGAAAAAGGGAGAAGAAAAGACTTACCTTGTAGTATTTGGATATGCTCAGAGCAAAGAAGATTTTCTTAACCAGGCAAGACCCTATCTTTCCAAAGAACGCTGTGAGAAAGCACTGGAAGAAACGAAGCAATACTGGCTTGAGAAATTAAATATTAAATACCACACAGGCTCCAAAGATTTTGACAGATGGATGCAGTGGGTGGACTTTCAACCGATTCTTCGGAGAATATATGGCTGTTCCTTCCTTCCTCACCATGATTACGGAAAGGGCGGCAGAGGCTGGCGAGACCTATGGCAGGACTGTCTGGCCCTCCTTATTATGAACCCGGACGGTGTCAGAGAGATGCTATGGGCTAATTATGGAGGCGTTAGAGCTGATGGCAGTAATGCGACTATTATCGGTACAAAGCAGGGAGAGTTCATAGCAGACCGGAATAATATCACCAGAGTATGGATGGATCATGGTGTATGGCCTTTCCTGACAACCAGACTTTATATCATGCAGACAGGGGATACCGGGCTTTTATTCAAAGAGAGTACATATTTTAAAGATCTTCAGGCAGTACGCGGGGAAGAAAAAGATCTTCTATGGAAAGCGGAAGACGGCAATCTTCTTAAGACAAAAGAAAAGGAAGATTACAAAGGGACCATATTAGAGCATGTTTTAATTCAGCTCTTAACAGCTTTTTATGATGTAGGTGAGCATAATCATATGAGACTTCGCGGTGCCGACTGGAATGATGCCCTTGATATGGCAAAAGATCGTGGAGAAAGCGTAGCCTTTAGCGCTCTTTACGGGCAGAATCTGGTACAGTTGGGGGAGATGCTCTTACATTTAAAAGCAGAAGGTATGGAGAAAGTATCCCTCTTGGAAGAAGTATTCCTGCTTCTTAATGAGGATAGGAATATCTATGAAAATACGGAAGCAAAAATTAGTCTGCTTCATGATTATTGTGATAAGGTCAGACATACGGTAAGCGGTATAAAGAAAGAAATTACTTTAACAGAGCTTGCAGAAAATCTTATAGGCAAAGGGAACTGGATTAAGGAGCATATAAGGAATACCGAGTGGGTTAACAGTAAAGAAGGTTACTCCTGGTATAACAGCTATTACGATAATAACGGAAGAAGAGTCGAGGGAGATCACGAACAGGGTCTTCGAATGATGTTAACCGGTCAGGTATTTGCCATTATGTCCGGTATTGCCAAGGATGAACAGGTTACAGAGATTGCAGCCGCCGCAGATAAGTATCTCTATGCACCGGAGTTGGGAGGTTATAAGCTGAACACGAACTTCCATGAATTAAAGACAGACCTTGGCAGAATGTTCGGCTTCGCCTATGGCAGTAAGGAAAATGGAGCAGTATTTGCCCATATGGCTGTTATGTATGCCAATGCCCTGTATCAGAGAAACTTTGCGGAGGAAGGCTACAAAGTAATAAACAGCCTCTATTCCCATTTAAGTGATTTCACAAAGAGCAGGATTTATCCGGGAATTCCGGAATATATCGGTGATAACGGAAGAGGATTGTATCATTATCTGACTGGTTCCGCAAGTTGGCTGCTGCTTACTGTTCTGACAGAAATATTCGGAATTAAAGGCGATTACGGCAGTCTTCTCCTAGAACCTAAGCTTGTAAAGGAACAGTTTGACGAAGAGGGAAAGGCAGCGGTATCCTTTGTATTCCAAGGAAAGAATTTTACAGTGACTTATGAGAATAAGGAAAGAAAGGAAGTCGGAGATTACCGTATTCTCGAAGCTTTTCTGGAGGAAGAACAACTTATGCTTCCGGAAGGAAGATTCCTTCTTTCAAAAGAGGTTATTGAGAAACTTGATAATTCTC
It includes:
- a CDS encoding sigma-70 family RNA polymerase sigma factor, which codes for MENSFGTDEFIQHVLDKYSKMIIKLAFTYVKNTADAEDIAQDVFVSLIKRGYGFESEEHEKAWLIRVTINKAKNYLKSSWNKLKVPLEEDVSYMPEEESEVLNTVLNLPSKYRTVIHLYYYEDYSINEIASILNKKPATIGTWLSRGRNLLKSELIGGFEYE
- a CDS encoding immunoglobulin-like domain-containing protein, giving the protein MNKNDYKKAMNGLRISEDFIDRTTIKMKEARKEETTMKINPKDNKQSGKNSVVFRRFAVSAASLAVLVAVGTVAFHLPGNGSPEKGNSLKVESIDTGKKTAAGTTTPAGAEATGGITVPTVKLPDSNSAVTARMLPLFVYKGHIYVQSATAFETTDGMTLDKEDVLALRGDFLGKTKGSLNEWSSQKDYDKEFASTIGEGDVYTVKGYDSDHRLMVYYEYEGGGFGCELYDSFGGMTIKTGEDYFKLLNLNGNVASYQWQSFNSWNNGVNDIQKGKDTKALEAFLDSLNTAVPLGENLDMLTENTDYDGQKFVDIKTKDKLVTTLRLFKSGYVYDSQIGFFKVDDKAFQTFWDTMPVTDTADGSVSNGDTSNAALALTLSESSLPVGTKELKATIKNNGSEDVFFGADYSLEKLKGSKWVVVPGMKDMAFIDIAYSVAPGSEQEFTADLSQIKPSLDAGKYRLVKNINGQTFYGEFKLR
- a CDS encoding GH36-type glycosyl hydrolase domain-containing protein, with product MKGYKYLDENGTFCLEDPELTGYLYFPIANEKGVMASITPTLAGDNKMGQNTFLLAPVSSEELHDKRGTRNFWVNIKGKGLWSVTGASAWQEAELFGKEKDKTVLTAGMMWQTLKRTSKKNGIEAEVTSFVPLAETLEIMMVTLRALEDELTVTPTAAIPLYGRSADNIRDHRHVTSLLHRMETVEEGIILNPTLTFDERGHRKNEVIYGVAGGASAFTLESEETKKTELPIGFYPVIEDFIGEGGSLTNPKALLFEEEPVKKGFTRDGYETLGGLAYNTCTLKKGEEKTYLVVFGYAQSKEDFLNQARPYLSKERCEKALEETKQYWLEKLNIKYHTGSKDFDRWMQWVDFQPILRRIYGCSFLPHHDYGKGGRGWRDLWQDCLALLIMNPDGVREMLWANYGGVRADGSNATIIGTKQGEFIADRNNITRVWMDHGVWPFLTTRLYIMQTGDTGLLFKESTYFKDLQAVRGEEKDLLWKAEDGNLLKTKEKEDYKGTILEHVLIQLLTAFYDVGEHNHMRLRGADWNDALDMAKDRGESVAFSALYGQNLVQLGEMLLHLKAEGMEKVSLLEEVFLLLNEDRNIYENTEAKISLLHDYCDKVRHTVSGIKKEITLTELAENLIGKGNWIKEHIRNTEWVNSKEGYSWYNSYYDNNGRRVEGDHEQGLRMMLTGQVFAIMSGIAKDEQVTEIAAAADKYLYAPELGGYKLNTNFHELKTDLGRMFGFAYGSKENGAVFAHMAVMYANALYQRNFAEEGYKVINSLYSHLSDFTKSRIYPGIPEYIGDNGRGLYHYLTGSASWLLLTVLTEIFGIKGDYGSLLLEPKLVKEQFDEEGKAAVSFVFQGKNFTVTYENKERKEVGDYRILEAFLEEEQLMLPEGRFLLSKEVIEKLDNSQHKITVRLA